GATCATGCGGTCCATGATCTCGTGTTCGCGTGGTGTCAGGCTCTTGATACGCCGAATGATCTCCTGTTTTTGCCCCAGGGATTTACGTTGCTCCCGATCCTGCTCCAGCGCCGCCTCGATTTTTTCCAGCAGCGCCTCCTCGCGATAAGGCTTCTGAATAAAATCCACGGCCCCTTCTTTCATGGCGTCCACAGCCATGGGGACATCGCCATGGCCGGTCACAAAAATGATCGGCAGGATCGAGTGCTTCTCATTCAGTTTTTTCTGAAGCTCCATACCATCCATACCTGGCATACGGATATCCAGCACAATACAACCAGCCATCTTGTCAGAGTAATCCTTGAGAAAAGCAGTCGCGTTCTCATACGTCTGCACCGGCTTGCTGTCCGACTTCAGCAACAACTCCAGTGAATCACGAACCGCTTCATCGTCCTCTACCACATACACGGTCTGCTGGATATCAGTCATGGATGTATTCTCTCCTGTCCGTTTTCTTATGGAGCCCGGTCAATGAATTGACGGGTCTTTATTGGCATCCCGGGCATGCTCCTGGTGTTCGTGCTCACGCATTTTCTCGAGCCTCTGCTGGATAATGCCAAAAACACTCTGTTTCGGGTACCTGCCTTTCTCGTCCGCCTTGCCCGCAGGCTTGCCAAGCAACAGCGTAACGGCCTCTTCCAGATGGGTAACAGCATACACAGAAAATCGTCCTTCCCGCACTGCGTTTACCAGCTCACTGTCC
This Marinobacter salinus DNA region includes the following protein-coding sequences:
- the fixJ gene encoding response regulator FixJ encodes the protein MTDIQQTVYVVEDDEAVRDSLELLLKSDSKPVQTYENATAFLKDYSDKMAGCIVLDIRMPGMDGMELQKKLNEKHSILPIIFVTGHGDVPMAVDAMKEGAVDFIQKPYREEALLEKIEAALEQDREQRKSLGQKQEIIRRIKSLTPREHEIMDRMIAGQANKVIAIELEISQRTVEIHRSRVMHKMGTHSLAHLVRMVLSVKDLIDAR